Proteins from a single region of Streptomyces sp. Tu 3180:
- a CDS encoding LacI family DNA-binding transcriptional regulator, with amino-acid sequence MATMADVARSAGVSVATVSHVLNGTRPVLPHTRQAVLAAVEELGYTPNTLARSLVTSRTRSIGLAVSAISNPYFTEILQGVEAEALEHGYSLLIADPHDDPEHERKVVQLLHERRVEGMIVAPSARPRELLAYLGRHRVPAVFLDRVVDGCGDDRAADGPGDGGARFDQVCAENTEPTALLVTHLAGLGHRRIALVAGLPGLSTTAERITGYRHGLRAAGLPYDERLLVHGDSESAGAERATAALLSLGARPTALVTANNAMTIGALRALRARGRSVPEDIALCCFDDFAWADLFSPRLTAIAQPSRDMGARAVQVLLDRLAEPDRPARTVRLPCAFVHRTSCGCPDGPRQPVRSLEPVQPVESVQPVQPVQSERNPS; translated from the coding sequence ATGGCGACGATGGCGGACGTGGCACGGAGCGCCGGCGTCTCGGTCGCGACCGTCTCGCACGTCCTGAACGGGACCCGGCCGGTGCTGCCGCACACCCGTCAGGCGGTGCTGGCCGCCGTCGAGGAGCTCGGCTACACCCCCAACACCCTGGCCCGCTCCCTGGTGACCTCCCGCACCCGGTCGATCGGACTGGCGGTGTCGGCGATCAGCAACCCGTACTTCACCGAGATCCTCCAGGGCGTCGAGGCCGAGGCCCTGGAACACGGTTACAGCCTGCTCATCGCCGACCCGCACGACGACCCGGAGCACGAGCGCAAGGTCGTCCAGCTGCTGCACGAGCGCCGGGTCGAGGGCATGATCGTCGCGCCTTCCGCGCGACCGCGCGAGCTCCTCGCCTACCTCGGGCGCCACCGGGTGCCGGCCGTGTTCCTGGACCGGGTGGTCGACGGCTGCGGGGACGACCGGGCGGCCGACGGCCCCGGGGACGGCGGCGCGCGCTTCGACCAGGTCTGCGCCGAGAACACGGAACCGACGGCCCTGCTGGTCACCCACCTCGCCGGGCTCGGCCACCGCAGGATCGCCCTGGTCGCCGGGCTGCCCGGGCTCAGCACCACCGCCGAGCGGATCACCGGGTACCGGCACGGCCTGAGGGCCGCCGGGCTGCCGTACGACGAGCGGCTCCTGGTGCACGGCGACTCCGAGTCGGCCGGTGCCGAACGGGCCACCGCCGCCCTGCTGTCCCTCGGTGCGCGCCCCACCGCGCTGGTCACCGCCAACAACGCCATGACGATCGGCGCGCTGCGCGCCCTGCGGGCCCGCGGACGGTCCGTGCCCGAGGACATCGCGCTGTGCTGTTTCGACGACTTCGCCTGGGCGGACCTGTTCTCGCCCCGGCTCACCGCGATCGCGCAGCCCAGCAGGGACATGGGCGCCCGTGCGGTCCAGGTGCTCCTGGACCGCCTCGCCGAACCGGACCGGCCCGCGCGGACGGTGCGGCTCCCGTGCGCCTTCGTGCACCGCACGTCCTGCGGCTGCCCGGACGGACCGCGGCAGCCCGTGCGGTCCTTGGAACCCGTTCAGCCCGTGGAATCCGTGCAGCCCGTGCAGCCCGTGCAGTCTGAAAGGAACCCTTCGTGA
- a CDS encoding carbohydrate kinase: protein MIVVAGEALIDLVPQGAGALAALTPALGGGPFNTAVALGRLGSPAAFCSRVSRDAFGEALLDRLRETGVDVSSVQRGDEPTTLAVATVGADGSAAYSFYVEGTADRLFTAPRALPAGTRAVSFGTCSLVLEPGASAYEELLRTASARGVFTALDPNIRPGLIPDPDAYRARFESWLPSVSLLKLSAEDAEWLGGSPREWPAAGPAAVVVTRGGDGLTVFTRGGGEYSVPGERVEVVDTIGAGDTVNAALLHGLAVRDALSDEGVAALDADGWTELLGFAARAAAVTCSRPGAEPPYAHELETDG from the coding sequence GTGATCGTCGTAGCCGGTGAGGCACTGATCGACCTGGTACCGCAGGGCGCGGGTGCGCTCGCGGCGCTGACGCCGGCCCTCGGGGGCGGCCCCTTCAACACGGCGGTGGCGCTGGGACGCCTCGGCTCCCCCGCCGCCTTCTGCTCCCGGGTGTCCCGCGACGCCTTCGGCGAGGCGCTGCTGGACCGGCTGCGGGAGACCGGCGTGGACGTGTCGTCGGTGCAGCGCGGTGACGAGCCGACGACGCTCGCCGTCGCCACGGTCGGCGCGGACGGCTCGGCGGCGTACTCCTTCTACGTGGAGGGGACCGCCGACCGGCTGTTCACGGCGCCCCGGGCACTGCCGGCCGGCACCCGGGCGGTGTCCTTCGGCACCTGCTCGCTCGTGCTGGAGCCGGGCGCGAGCGCGTACGAGGAGCTGCTGCGCACCGCGTCCGCCCGGGGTGTGTTCACCGCGCTGGACCCCAACATCCGTCCGGGGCTCATCCCCGACCCCGACGCCTACCGGGCCCGGTTCGAGAGCTGGCTGCCGTCGGTGTCCCTGCTGAAGCTGTCCGCGGAGGACGCCGAGTGGCTCGGCGGGTCCCCCCGGGAATGGCCGGCCGCCGGTCCGGCGGCGGTCGTGGTCACCCGGGGCGGTGACGGGCTGACCGTGTTCACGCGCGGAGGCGGTGAGTACTCCGTACCGGGCGAGCGGGTCGAGGTGGTGGACACCATCGGCGCCGGTGACACGGTGAACGCGGCCCTGCTGCACGGCCTCGCGGTCCGCGACGCGCTCAGCGACGAGGGCGTGGCCGCCCTGGACGCCGACGGCTGGACGGAGCTGCTCGGCTTCGCGGCGCGCGCGGCGGCGGTCACCTGCTCGCGCCCGGGCGCGGAACCGCCGTACGCCCACGAGCTGGAAACCGACGGCTGA
- a CDS encoding helix-turn-helix domain-containing protein has product MSDNELGTYLRTWREAVTPAEVGLPAGHRRRTPGLRRAELALLAGISVEYLTRLEQGRDRNPSAQVLGALADALHLSLKDRTVLRRLTKEAGGGDPVLCAAAPPLGRTVRPTVRAVLDSLEPAPAAVLNWIGDVIAHTAGYARLVGPIGLLDDERPNLLRYLFTDERAREAHPDWDRVADDLVARLRHEAPLRDPAVTELADELTVTAGAEFADRFADLAAAPRTLGSQEIRHPQAGPLRLLHETLALPDDGQRVVVHLPADDTTAAALDRLNGRRPGALFAVPERPVRETG; this is encoded by the coding sequence GTGAGCGACAACGAGTTGGGCACGTACCTGCGCACCTGGCGCGAGGCGGTCACCCCGGCCGAGGTGGGACTGCCCGCGGGCCACCGGCGCCGCACCCCGGGCCTGCGCCGCGCGGAGCTGGCCCTGCTCGCCGGCATCAGCGTCGAGTACCTCACCCGGCTGGAACAGGGCCGCGACCGCAACCCCTCCGCCCAGGTGCTCGGCGCCCTCGCCGACGCCCTGCACCTGTCCCTCAAGGACCGGACGGTGCTGCGCCGGCTGACCAAGGAGGCCGGGGGCGGCGACCCCGTGCTCTGTGCCGCCGCGCCGCCGCTCGGCCGGACGGTGCGCCCCACCGTGCGGGCCGTACTGGACAGCCTGGAGCCCGCCCCCGCCGCGGTGCTCAACTGGATCGGCGACGTCATCGCCCACACCGCGGGCTACGCGCGGCTCGTCGGCCCCATCGGGCTGCTCGACGACGAGCGGCCCAACCTGCTCCGGTACCTCTTCACCGACGAGCGGGCGCGCGAGGCCCACCCCGACTGGGACCGGGTCGCCGACGACCTGGTCGCCCGGCTGCGCCACGAGGCGCCCCTGAGGGACCCCGCCGTCACCGAGCTGGCCGACGAGCTGACGGTGACGGCGGGAGCGGAGTTCGCCGACCGCTTCGCCGACCTGGCCGCGGCCCCGCGCACCCTCGGCTCCCAGGAGATCCGGCACCCGCAGGCCGGGCCGCTGCGCCTGCTGCACGAGACGCTCGCCCTCCCCGACGACGGCCAGCGCGTGGTCGTCCACCTTCCCGCGGACGACACCACGGCCGCCGCGCTGGACCGCCTCAACGGCCGCCGGCCGGGCGCCCTGTTCGCCGTGCCGGAGAGGCCCGTGCGCGAAACCGGGTGA
- a CDS encoding YceI family protein gives MTNEPTTAAAATTAAALPLAPGDWALDPLHSAVNFTIRHLGIAKVRGRFEKVRADLHVGERAEDVRVSATIDLASIDTGNADRDAHVRAADLLDVEKRPAMAFRSTRVSGEGEDWTMEGELTIGQVTRPVTLAVEFGGLVAVPMSDHRHAGFEATGEIRRSDFGLDFAPGLLGDVVKIQLDMQFVEPRTA, from the coding sequence ATGACGAACGAACCCACCACCGCCGCCGCTGCCACCACCGCCGCCGCTCTGCCGCTCGCCCCGGGCGACTGGGCGCTGGATCCGCTGCACTCCGCCGTGAACTTCACCATCCGCCACCTGGGCATCGCCAAGGTGCGGGGGCGGTTCGAGAAGGTGCGGGCCGACCTGCACGTCGGGGAGAGGGCCGAGGACGTCCGGGTGTCCGCGACGATCGACCTGGCCTCGATCGACACCGGGAACGCCGACCGGGACGCCCATGTGCGCGCCGCCGACCTGCTCGACGTCGAGAAACGGCCGGCGATGGCCTTCCGTTCGACCCGCGTCTCGGGCGAGGGCGAGGACTGGACCATGGAGGGTGAGCTCACGATCGGCCAGGTGACCCGGCCGGTGACGCTCGCCGTGGAGTTCGGCGGGCTGGTGGCCGTGCCGATGAGCGATCACCGGCACGCCGGGTTCGAGGCGACGGGCGAGATCCGGCGCAGCGACTTCGGGCTGGACTTCGCCCCCGGTCTGCTGGGGGACGTGGTGAAGATCCAGCTGGACATGCAGTTCGTGGAGCCGAGGACCGCCTGA
- the uvrA gene encoding excinuclease ABC subunit UvrA has translation MADRLIVRGAREHNLKNVSLDLPRDSLIVFTGLSGSGKSSLAFDTIFAEGQRRYVESLSSYARQFLGQMDKPDVDFIEGLSPAVSIDQKSTSRNPRSTVGTITEVYDYLRLLFARIGKPHCPECGRPISRQSPQAIVDRVLELPEGSRFQVLSPLVRERKGEFVDLFSDLQTKGYSRARVDGETIQLSNPPTLKKQEKHTIEVVVDRLTVKESAKRRLTDSVETALGLSGGMVVLDFVDLPEDDPERERMYSEHLYCPYDDLSFEELEPRSFSFNSPFGACPECTGIGTRMEVDPELIVPDPDKSLDEGAIHPWSHGHTKDYFDRLIGALADALGFRTDIPFGGLPQRARKALLYGHKTQVEVRYRNRYGRERRYTTAFEGAVPFVKRRHSEAESDASRERFEGYMREVPCPACEGTRLKPVVLAVTVMGRSIAEVSGMSISDCADFLGELKLTARDKKIAERVLKEVNERLRFLVDVGLDYLSLNRAAGTLSGGEAQRIRLATQIGSGLVGVLYVLDEPSIGLHQRDNHRLIETLVRLRDMGNTLIVVEHDEDTIKVADWIVDIGPGAGEHGGKVVHSGSLKELLANAESQTGQYLSGKKSIPLPDVRRPHDPSRRLTVHGARENNLRDIDVSFPLGVFTAVTGVSGSGKSTLVNDILYTHLARELNGARNVPGRHTRVDGDDLVDKVVHVDQSPIGRTPRSNPATYTGVFDHVRKLFAETTEAKVRGYMPGRFSFNVKGGRCENCAGDGTIKIEMNFLPDVYVPCEVCHGARYNRETLEVHYKGKSIADVLNMPIEEAMHFFEAVPAISRHLRTLNDVGLGYVRLGQSATTLSGGEAQRVKLASELQKRSTGRTVYVLDEPTTGLHFEDISKLLKVLSGLVDKGNTVIVIEHNLDVIKTADWVVDMGPEGGSGGGLVVAEGTPEQVASVPASHTGKFLREILGPERISDAAQTQAPRKTAAKKTVAARATTRKTATKAVDGATAGKAARKTTGTTKTAAKRTSRGTKA, from the coding sequence GTGGCCGACCGTCTCATCGTCCGTGGAGCGCGCGAGCACAACCTCAAGAACGTCTCGCTCGACCTCCCGCGCGACTCGCTCATCGTCTTCACGGGTCTGTCGGGGTCGGGCAAGTCCTCGCTGGCGTTCGACACGATCTTCGCCGAGGGACAGCGGCGCTACGTGGAGTCGCTCTCCTCGTACGCCCGGCAGTTCCTCGGCCAGATGGACAAGCCGGACGTCGACTTCATCGAGGGCCTGTCCCCGGCGGTCTCCATCGACCAGAAGTCGACCTCCCGCAACCCGCGTTCCACGGTCGGCACCATCACCGAGGTCTACGACTACCTGCGTCTGCTCTTCGCGCGCATCGGCAAGCCGCACTGTCCCGAGTGCGGCCGGCCCATCTCCCGCCAGTCGCCGCAGGCCATCGTCGACAGGGTCCTGGAGCTGCCGGAGGGCAGCCGCTTCCAGGTGCTCTCCCCGCTGGTGCGCGAGCGCAAGGGCGAGTTCGTCGACCTCTTCTCCGACCTCCAGACCAAGGGCTACTCCCGCGCGCGGGTGGACGGCGAGACGATCCAGCTGTCCAACCCGCCCACGCTGAAGAAGCAGGAGAAGCACACCATCGAGGTGGTCGTCGACCGCCTCACGGTGAAGGAGAGCGCCAAGCGCCGCCTCACCGACTCCGTGGAGACCGCCCTCGGCCTGTCCGGCGGCATGGTCGTGCTCGACTTCGTCGACCTCCCCGAGGACGACCCCGAGCGCGAGCGCATGTACTCCGAGCACCTGTACTGCCCGTACGACGACCTGTCCTTCGAGGAGCTGGAGCCCCGCTCCTTCTCCTTCAACTCGCCCTTCGGCGCCTGCCCCGAGTGCACCGGCATCGGCACGCGCATGGAGGTCGATCCCGAGCTGATCGTCCCCGACCCGGACAAGAGCCTCGACGAGGGCGCCATCCACCCCTGGTCGCACGGCCACACCAAGGACTACTTCGACCGTCTGATCGGCGCCCTCGCGGACGCGCTGGGCTTCCGCACGGACATCCCCTTCGGGGGCCTGCCGCAGCGTGCCAGGAAGGCCCTGCTGTACGGCCACAAGACCCAGGTCGAGGTCCGCTACCGCAACCGCTACGGCCGCGAGCGCCGCTACACCACGGCCTTCGAGGGCGCCGTCCCCTTCGTCAAGCGCCGGCACAGCGAGGCCGAGAGCGACGCCAGCCGCGAGCGCTTCGAGGGCTACATGCGCGAGGTGCCCTGCCCCGCCTGCGAGGGCACCCGCCTCAAGCCGGTCGTCCTCGCCGTCACGGTCATGGGCAGGTCCATCGCCGAGGTCTCCGGGATGTCCATCAGCGACTGCGCGGACTTCCTGGGCGAGCTGAAGCTGACCGCCCGCGACAAGAAGATCGCCGAGCGCGTGCTGAAGGAGGTCAACGAGCGGCTGCGGTTCCTGGTCGACGTCGGCCTGGACTACCTCTCGCTCAACCGCGCGGCGGGCACGCTCTCCGGCGGCGAGGCCCAGCGCATCCGCCTGGCCACCCAGATCGGCTCCGGACTCGTCGGCGTGCTCTACGTCCTCGACGAGCCGTCCATCGGCCTGCACCAGCGGGACAACCACCGGCTGATCGAGACCCTGGTCCGGCTGCGCGACATGGGCAACACGCTCATCGTCGTCGAGCACGACGAGGACACCATCAAGGTCGCCGACTGGATCGTCGACATCGGCCCCGGCGCCGGCGAGCACGGCGGCAAGGTCGTGCACAGCGGCTCGCTGAAGGAGCTGCTCGCCAACGCCGAGTCGCAGACCGGCCAGTACCTGTCCGGCAAGAAGTCCATCCCGCTGCCCGACGTCCGCCGCCCGCACGACCCGTCGCGCCGGCTCACGGTGCACGGCGCCCGCGAGAACAACCTCCGGGACATCGACGTGTCCTTCCCGCTGGGCGTGTTCACCGCGGTCACCGGCGTGTCCGGCTCCGGCAAGTCCACGCTGGTCAACGACATCCTGTACACCCACCTGGCCCGCGAGCTGAACGGCGCCCGCAACGTGCCCGGCCGGCACACGCGCGTGGACGGCGACGACCTCGTCGACAAGGTCGTCCACGTCGACCAGTCGCCCATCGGCCGCACCCCGCGCTCCAACCCGGCGACGTACACCGGTGTCTTCGACCACGTCCGCAAGCTGTTCGCCGAGACCACCGAGGCGAAGGTCCGCGGCTACATGCCCGGCCGCTTCTCCTTCAACGTCAAGGGCGGGCGCTGCGAGAACTGCGCCGGCGACGGCACCATCAAGATCGAGATGAACTTCCTCCCGGACGTGTACGTCCCGTGCGAGGTCTGCCACGGCGCCCGCTACAACCGGGAGACCCTGGAGGTCCACTACAAGGGCAAGTCCATCGCCGACGTCCTGAACATGCCGATCGAAGAGGCCATGCACTTCTTCGAGGCCGTCCCGGCGATCTCCCGCCACCTGAGGACGCTCAACGACGTCGGTCTCGGCTACGTCCGGCTCGGCCAGTCCGCGACCACCCTGTCCGGCGGTGAGGCGCAGCGCGTGAAGCTCGCCAGCGAGCTGCAGAAGCGCTCCACCGGCCGCACGGTCTACGTCCTGGACGAGCCGACCACCGGTCTGCACTTCGAGGACATCAGCAAGCTGCTGAAGGTCCTGTCCGGCCTGGTCGACAAGGGCAACACGGTCATCGTCATCGAGCACAACCTCGACGTGATCAAGACCGCCGACTGGGTCGTCGACATGGGTCCCGAGGGCGGTTCCGGCGGCGGCCTGGTCGTCGCGGAGGGCACGCCCGAGCAGGTCGCGAGCGTCCCGGCCAGCCACACCGGCAAGTTCCTGCGCGAGATCCTCGGGCCGGAGCGGATCAGCGACGCCGCCCAGACGCAGGCCCCGCGCAAGACGGCGGCGAAGAAGACGGTCGCCGCCCGGGCCACCACCCGGAAGACCGCCACCAAGGCGGTCGACGGCGCCACCGCCGGGAAGGCGGCCAGGAAGACCACCGGGACCACGAAGACCGCCGCGAAGCGGACGTCCCGGGGGACCAAGGCCTGA
- a CDS encoding maleylpyruvate isomerase family mycothiol-dependent enzyme produces MIDHAHDLVSVQAATERLLSAVGALDNAAVTQSSRLPGWTRGHVLAHLARNADALVNVLRGRPMYVSGAARDADIERGAPRPLDAHLADVRESAERFRAVCAAPADWSRTVELRNGVTDRAAGVPFRRWVEVELHHVDLGVGYELEDLPAEFVEREIDFLARRFAGHRDVPATGLTADDGRSWSTGGGAEGGPVAVEGAAADLLGWLAGRRDGSGLRVKGGALPALPPL; encoded by the coding sequence ATGATTGATCACGCTCATGACCTGGTGTCTGTGCAGGCCGCGACCGAGCGGCTGCTCAGCGCGGTCGGCGCACTGGACAACGCGGCTGTGACCCAGTCGTCACGGCTGCCCGGCTGGACCCGCGGTCACGTGCTGGCCCACCTCGCCCGCAACGCGGACGCCCTGGTGAACGTCCTCCGGGGCCGCCCCATGTACGTCTCCGGCGCGGCACGGGACGCCGACATCGAGCGGGGCGCCCCGCGCCCCCTCGACGCGCACCTCGCCGACGTGCGGGAGAGCGCGGAGCGCTTCCGGGCGGTGTGCGCGGCGCCGGCGGACTGGTCGCGCACGGTGGAACTGCGCAACGGGGTCACGGACCGGGCGGCCGGGGTGCCGTTCCGGCGCTGGGTCGAGGTGGAGCTGCACCACGTGGACCTCGGTGTCGGCTACGAACTGGAGGACCTGCCGGCGGAGTTCGTGGAGCGCGAGATCGACTTCCTGGCGCGGCGGTTCGCCGGGCACCGGGACGTGCCCGCGACGGGCCTGACCGCCGACGACGGCCGCTCCTGGAGCACCGGGGGCGGAGCCGAGGGCGGCCCGGTCGCGGTCGAGGGCGCGGCCGCCGACCTGCTCGGCTGGCTCGCCGGGCGCCGCGACGGCTCCGGGCTGAGGGTGAAGGGCGGCGCGCTCCCGGCGCTCCCGCCGCTGTAG
- a CDS encoding MBL fold metallo-hydrolase, with the protein MTYSGRVTVGGPADVHELKDLMITKIAVGPMDNNAYLLRCRATDEQLLIDAADDARTLLGTIGDDGIASVVTTHRHGDHWQALAEVVAATGARTHAGRDDAEGIPVPTDVLVDDGDIVRVGRVELTARHLVGHTPGSIALVYDDPHGHPHVFTGDCLFPGGVGNTHKDPKAFASLIHDVETKIFDVLPDETWVYPGHGNDTTLGAERPHLPEWHARGW; encoded by the coding sequence ATGACGTACAGCGGTCGGGTGACGGTCGGCGGCCCAGCCGACGTGCACGAGCTCAAGGACCTGATGATCACCAAGATCGCGGTCGGCCCCATGGACAACAACGCCTATCTGCTGCGGTGCCGGGCCACCGACGAGCAGCTGCTGATCGACGCGGCCGACGACGCGCGGACCCTGCTGGGCACGATCGGTGACGACGGCATCGCGTCCGTCGTCACCACCCACCGGCACGGCGACCACTGGCAGGCGCTGGCCGAGGTGGTGGCCGCCACCGGCGCCCGCACCCACGCCGGCCGGGACGACGCCGAGGGCATCCCGGTGCCGACCGACGTCCTGGTCGACGACGGCGACATCGTCCGCGTGGGGCGGGTGGAACTCACCGCCCGTCACCTGGTCGGGCACACGCCCGGGTCGATCGCCCTCGTCTACGACGATCCGCACGGGCATCCGCACGTGTTCACCGGGGACTGTCTGTTCCCGGGCGGTGTGGGCAACACCCACAAGGACCCGAAGGCGTTCGCCAGCCTGATCCACGACGTCGAGACCAAGATCTTCGACGTGCTCCCCGACGAGACCTGGGTCTACCCCGGCCACGGCAACGACACCACGCTGGGCGCGGAACGCCCGCACCTGCCGGAGTGGCACGCGCGCGGGTGGTGA
- the aroQ gene encoding type II 3-dehydroquinate dehydratase, protein MPRNLATAPIMILNGPNLNLLGQRQPEIYGSDTLADVEAMCAEAAAAHNGTVDLRQSNHEGQLVDWIHEARLNHCGIVINPGAYSHTSVAILDALNACDGLPVVEVHISNIHRRESFRHHSYVSLRADGVIAGCGVQGYVFAVERVAALACPGAAEA, encoded by the coding sequence GTGCCCCGCAACCTGGCCACCGCCCCGATCATGATCCTCAACGGCCCCAACCTGAACCTGCTGGGACAGCGCCAGCCGGAGATCTACGGCTCCGACACGCTCGCCGACGTGGAGGCGATGTGCGCCGAGGCGGCGGCCGCGCACAACGGCACGGTGGACCTGCGCCAGTCCAACCACGAGGGACAGCTGGTGGACTGGATCCACGAGGCGCGCCTGAACCACTGCGGGATCGTCATCAACCCCGGCGCCTACTCGCACACCTCCGTCGCGATCCTGGACGCCCTCAACGCCTGCGACGGCCTGCCCGTGGTGGAGGTCCACATCTCCAACATCCACCGGCGGGAGTCCTTCCGGCACCACTCCTACGTCTCGCTGCGCGCCGACGGCGTCATCGCGGGCTGCGGGGTGCAGGGGTACGTGTTCGCGGTGGAGCGGGTCGCGGCGCTGGCCTGCCCGGGAGCGGCCGAGGCGTAG
- a CDS encoding S66 peptidase family protein yields the protein MTTLSYPPKPSPGDRIAVISPSSGLPGLFPLPFELGLERLREEFGLEPVEYPATRTMGSTPRERADDIHAAFADPGIKAVVASTGGDDQITVVPLLDRELIRAHPKPFFGTSDNTHLLAFLREAGIVAFHGASVMVELGRPGAMHPQTAESLRAALFTPGAYELRPAGRWRDVDRDWADPATFDAEPETRPGTGWTWVNADRVAEGRTWGGCLEIVGWMLMADRGVARDLSEYDGGVLFLETSEELPSAEEVFRTLRNMGERGLLGRFSALLMGRPKTWSFERPLGPQEGAAYAAAQREAVRRAMRTYAPDALVVFDVDLGHTDPQLVIPYGGQVRVDGPARRITVTY from the coding sequence ATGACGACCCTCTCGTACCCTCCCAAGCCCTCCCCGGGCGACCGGATCGCCGTGATCTCGCCCTCCTCCGGCCTGCCGGGTCTCTTCCCGCTCCCCTTCGAACTGGGGCTGGAGCGGCTGCGCGAGGAGTTCGGGCTGGAGCCGGTCGAGTACCCGGCGACGCGCACCATGGGCTCGACGCCGCGGGAACGCGCCGACGACATCCACGCCGCCTTCGCCGACCCGGGGATCAAGGCGGTCGTCGCGTCGACCGGCGGTGACGACCAGATCACCGTGGTGCCGCTGCTGGACCGGGAGTTGATCCGCGCCCACCCGAAGCCGTTCTTCGGGACGAGCGACAACACCCATCTGCTCGCCTTCCTCCGCGAGGCCGGGATCGTCGCGTTCCACGGCGCGAGCGTGATGGTCGAGCTGGGCCGCCCCGGGGCGATGCACCCGCAGACCGCCGAGTCCCTGCGGGCCGCTCTGTTCACCCCGGGCGCGTACGAGCTGCGCCCCGCCGGACGGTGGCGCGACGTCGACCGGGACTGGGCGGATCCGGCGACGTTCGACGCGGAGCCGGAGACCCGGCCGGGGACCGGCTGGACCTGGGTGAACGCCGACCGGGTGGCCGAGGGCCGCACCTGGGGCGGCTGTCTGGAGATCGTCGGCTGGATGCTGATGGCCGACCGCGGGGTCGCCCGGGACCTGTCGGAGTACGACGGCGGCGTGCTGTTCCTGGAGACCTCGGAGGAGCTGCCGAGCGCCGAGGAGGTCTTCCGCACCCTGCGGAACATGGGAGAGCGGGGGCTGCTCGGGCGCTTCTCGGCGCTCCTCATGGGCCGCCCGAAGACCTGGTCGTTCGAGCGGCCCCTCGGCCCGCAGGAGGGCGCGGCCTACGCCGCCGCGCAGCGCGAGGCGGTCCGGCGGGCGATGCGGACCTACGCCCCGGACGCCCTCGTCGTCTTCGACGTGGACCTCGGGCACACCGACCCGCAGCTGGTGATCCCCTACGGCGGTCAGGTCCGGGTCGACGGCCCCGCCCGGCGCATCACCGTCACGTACTGA
- a CDS encoding ionic transporter y4hA has product MSAPLGRLTAQWTTLVPPLAVVLLVLTWGRDLPGPAVAVSTLVLAGAVLAAVHHAEVVAHRVGEPFGSLVLAVAVTVIEVALIVTLMIDGGDKGATLARDTVFAAVMITCNGILGLSLLVGSLRHRTAVFNSEGTGAALATVATLATLSLVLPTFTTSKPGPEFSTVQLTFAAVSSLVLYGLFVTTQTVRHRDYFLPVPRPGRAAPGGEHTQDHAEAPSARTALTSLGLLGLALIGVVGLAKGVSPTIESAVDTAGLPHAVVGVIIALLVLLPETIAAVRAARRDQVQISMNLALGSAMASIGLTIPAVALASLWLPGPLVLGLGSTHMVLLALTVVVSALTVVPGRATPLQGGVHLVLLAAYLELAVNP; this is encoded by the coding sequence ATGAGCGCTCCGCTCGGGCGGCTCACGGCGCAGTGGACGACCCTGGTGCCCCCGCTCGCCGTGGTCCTGCTGGTCCTCACCTGGGGACGTGATCTGCCCGGACCGGCCGTCGCCGTGAGCACGCTGGTCCTCGCGGGGGCCGTGCTGGCGGCCGTGCACCACGCCGAGGTGGTCGCCCACCGGGTGGGGGAACCCTTCGGCTCCCTGGTCCTCGCGGTCGCCGTCACCGTGATCGAGGTGGCGCTGATCGTGACCCTCATGATCGACGGGGGGGACAAGGGCGCGACGCTCGCCAGGGACACCGTGTTCGCGGCCGTGATGATCACCTGCAACGGCATCCTCGGACTGAGCCTCCTGGTCGGCTCACTGCGCCACCGCACCGCGGTCTTCAACTCGGAGGGCACCGGTGCGGCCCTCGCCACGGTCGCGACGCTGGCGACCCTCAGCCTGGTGCTGCCGACGTTCACCACGAGCAAGCCGGGCCCGGAGTTCTCCACCGTGCAGCTCACGTTCGCGGCGGTCTCCTCGCTGGTCCTCTACGGCCTGTTCGTGACGACGCAGACCGTGCGCCACCGCGACTACTTCCTGCCCGTCCCCCGGCCGGGCAGGGCGGCCCCCGGCGGCGAGCACACGCAGGACCACGCCGAAGCGCCGTCCGCGCGCACCGCGCTGACCAGCCTGGGGCTGCTGGGCCTGGCCCTGATCGGGGTGGTCGGTCTGGCCAAAGGCGTCTCGCCCACCATCGAGTCCGCAGTGGACACGGCCGGCCTGCCCCACGCCGTCGTCGGTGTGATCATCGCGCTGCTGGTCCTCCTCCCCGAGACCATCGCCGCGGTGCGCGCCGCGCGCCGCGATCAGGTCCAGATCAGCATGAACCTCGCGCTCGGCTCGGCGATGGCCAGTATCGGCCTGACCATCCCCGCGGTCGCGCTGGCCTCCCTGTGGCTCCCCGGTCCGCTCGTCCTCGGCCTCGGCAGCACCCATATGGTGCTGCTCGCCCTGACCGTGGTGGTGAGCGCGCTGACCGTGGTCCCCGGGCGGGCCACACCGCTCCAGGGAGGGGTGCACCTGGTGCTGCTCGCGGCCTATCTGGAGCTGGCGGTCAACCCGTAG